In Glycine max cultivar Williams 82 chromosome 15, Glycine_max_v4.0, whole genome shotgun sequence, the DNA window aaatatagaAAATACTGTTACTTATAATCAAGAATAAGTAGATCCAGCAAAAAATAAACTCACCCCTGTATAGCACGCATCTCCATaacaaaaagaatctcactcTGAACTGAGACAATCTCAACTTTGAATTCATAATGAAGTGACCTTCTCCATTCACAAACTATGTGCAACTTATAACAATCCAATTTTAGTGAATGTAGCATGCCCCCAAATTTAATCTAAGTCTGTCAACTATCTAAACTTCACCATTGTACAAGGCGCATAAGCAAATATGATGCATTACCAGGTACACACGCTCACACGAGTACATGCCTAATACctttttgttttgcaaatttCACTATCAAATACCTTTGGGCACAATCTCAATCAAGCATTGCAATGGGCTGATATCACTCACGTACAAGCTAGTCCATGCAAAATACTGAATTTTGTTGGTACATTGTATGGATAACTACTAAATGAAACAAACAGCTACTTCATATGTTGTGTGGATATCCCTCTTTAGATATTTTTgcttaattgagatattttgagTTTTGAGGAGAACTTAGAACATAATAAACCATGGTTTGAATATTATCCTACGATTCAATTCATTGTCAATGTTCTGCatatttcaatataatatatCCTGCAGTATGTCAAtctcaacacaattcattttTTAGCACAAACTACATATTGGGATTAATATTAACAACTTAACATGTTAATCCAGAGTTAGTATGATGTGAAGGACATTGACATGTTACTCCAAATTTGTTTCACAAAGAATGGATATCGCAGGTTGCAGAAACACCAATCCTTTCCACAACGAAACACACATTAGACAATTTCATCTTCAATGACCTCACCGATAATTCAAATCAGTCAAGTGCAAACAAATCCATTCAACTGAGCACGAAAATTTCACATAAAAAACGAGTCCTCAATAGCAAACCCAGAAAAAGATAAGAACAAATTACCATGTTGAGCGTCCATTATAAGTGAGGAGTCCTCTGAGAAACCCTAGCTTTCTCGGCATCAATAATAGACTCCATCAACTTGACCGCATTATCAAGCTTCCCTTTCGCATTGACCACAACATAATCAAAATTCTTGACATGCTTCATCTCCTCCCTGGCAGTACCAATCCTCACCAGCAACGACTCCACGGTCTCCGTCTTCCGGTCCACCAGCCTCTCCACCAACGCCATCTCGCTCTCCGCCGCCACAAATACAAACACCGCCGACTTCCCGAGCGCCTTCTTCAACGTGGCAGCCCCCTGAATATCAACCCTCAAAACGACGTCGCAGCCTTGCGCGAGACACTCCCGAATCTGCTGCTTCGGCACGCCCTTGTAGTCACCGTAGACCAGCGCGTACTCCAGCAGCTCCTCCCGCTCCACCATCCCGAGAAACTCCTCCTTGGAGACGAAGATGTAGTCCTTCCCGTCGACCTCGGCGGGGCGGCGGGGGCGCGTGGTGGCGGTGACAACGAAGTGGAGGGCGCGGCGGGAGTCGCGGAGGCGCGCGATGAGGGTGTCCTTGCCGACGCCGCTGGGGCCGCTGATGACGATGATTAGAGGGTTAGGGTTTGGAGAGAGAGGCTCGGAGCTGAAAGGGGAGCCCATGGAAGCTTCTAGGGCGCGGAGGAGGTCGGAGCGTTCTGCTTTTTCCAAAGTGGGGATTGGGACGAATAAGGGTCTTCGCGCGTCCCCCATTTTGGAAGAGGAGAAGGATTTGATGGTTTGGGGAGATAAgggcttttgtttttgtttttgggtGAGTGAGGAGTTGAGAATGGTTAAGGAGCTTGAAGATTGGGGTTTTGAAAGACGGGGAAGAGAGGTGCAGAGGAGCCTGCGGAACATGGAGCACTCGCTTGTCCACATGAGATAGATAGATTGATGAGAAGAggtttagtaaaataatattcaagacCATACTTTCTACGTCTTCATATTTATACTCATACAGCTATTCTCCTAACACATCGCAATTTGATCTCTCTTCATTGGATGATATATACAACACAAGAAATGGAGAGAGACAAAATGTGATTTTGATACAGACATACAGGATACAGGATACAGGATTTTATGTCATCAATTAGTTAGAAATCAGCCTGAACaataacttattaaataattacaCTCAAATTCAACAATCTTATTGAATTGAATTACAGTATGAAAAACCTTAATTATAGTTGAAAAAAATGGCATTTGACCAGTCAAAGTGTgaatgttttgacttttgaactTAAACATGACTTCTACTCGTGAAAAATATCTATTGCTTGCTGCAGGGCATCGAATGAAATGAAAAGTTTACTTCTTCTATTACTGTTCTTGTCTTGGTTTAAGACCTCTTGGCCAATAGAGTCTGGTCAAAAAAGATGTCATGAATGAGACTGATGAGTTAAAGTGCTATGCAATGCATTTGAGCAACGAGTTTGCTGCATTTGTATTCTAAAATCTGAATGGCAGAGGAACTGAACCCCTCCATCCCCCAAATAGGGCCTGCATAAAAAACCATCTCCTTATCTCTTGCATAAATTAGTGTGTTGTTTTCTGTGAGACGGCATAAAAGTGTGCACCCACGTTCACCCATAATAAGATACGACAAGCACTTATGATTCATAGGCTGAGGAAAATACTTGGAGGAAAATATCAGAGTGCACACGTGGAATTCAGTAAGCAAACATGTGAAACAAGGAGTTACCATTCATTGGGAACCAACACTTCATTTCTTTTGTTACACCAAATTAAGTTACTAACCCCAAAGATACCCCATGGAGAAAGGGACAAGAGAATATGACTTTGGCAGTTTGGCTAtaagttcttttaaaaaaaaaatacattatcttGGTATTGGTACTCAAGTAATACTATAGGGTAAAAGTAACAACTTCCCATTCTGCAATGAAGCAACTGGTGGTCTGCCTTCAAGTTCATGGCTTTTCAGATCTTTCATGTACtctgttattaataaattagagTGCAAGAAAATCATCAATTAGACCACGAGAACCCTTTAAATTTGACCATGCAAATAGCGTGAATTAGAAATCATCCTCTAGATACTTCAACATTAGGACTTGAGTCCCTTGAGCTCTTCCCTTTGTTACTTCGAATGTGAAATTTCAGTTCAGATGATCAAGATTAGGTGTAGCACATGAAACTCGGGTATTATCAGAGTTTCATGGCACAACACAAGGCTCTTGTTGGCCACATAGATTCAATGTAATTCATTATCAATACCACTGACCACCAGGTCCAGCTTGAGCAGCAGCCACTTTTCTTGCCATGTACTTTGGCTGCAGTCCATTTGAACCTTCAATCCCATCATCCTCTGCCCCCCTCTCATTTTTATAGCCTGGGTTTCTCCTAGGATATGAACAGCTCGATGCTGCATACTGAGCTGAAACAGATGGATTCCTGACCACCCTCCGCTGTTCAGCCTCGGCCGTCACTGCTACCCCACAGTTGTTGTAACGCATTACTGAACCAACAACCTTTCGGGGCCTTGCAGCAACACCTACAGAAAGTGAGCCACAAATGTAATGTACATTGGATTACAATAGCATTATGATACTTTAAATCTATAGGTAATATTAGAGGAGAATTATATTGTACTACCTTAAATCTATATGTAATACTACCATATTCTATAAGacagttttttcttctttttggaaATAACAGTACATATATGCAGCTAGAATAAAGAATATGATGacaaaaaacatcaaaacaatTAAAGAATTCCACAGCTCTATTTCAGAATTTCTTCTATACAAACTTGTTCCTATCAGCCATTCACACACAATTCCCACCATGTGGCTGAAGAAAGAAGTACATGTTTGCAAAGATTAAAAGAGAtgaattaaaatgaaacaagCTTCAGGAAGGCACAACACTCTTTATCAGAGAATGTCAGCCATGTGTATACCATAGATAAGAAGAACAAAAGGGAGACAGAGAAGGGGCAAAATATATACGAAAGTCAATCATCACACCTTGAATATTTTGCGGTGCTTGTAAAGGAAGCCTAGACATAGGGATAGCACTACTCCTTTCTATGGGTTGTTTCTCAACTTCTTTGATGCAACATTTGGATAGATCATCTGCAACCTCAGATGTGTTCTGCATTGAGTGGTCTGAATACAACACACAAGGTCTGCATGCACAGCAACAAATCAGCAGAGTTGGCAATTCCAAAGCAGATAAAGGGATTTTTCTATATTGGAATTTGACAAGATAAAAGAACAATggacaaagaagaaaggaacaaTTCAAAAAAATAGTAACAGAAAATTGGGATACCTCGGTAATGATGCATGTTGCCTCTCAGGCGGAGCAACAGTTCCCCCTTTGCCGTAATGCTCCTCAAGATATGCAAATTGTTTCTTGAAGTGATCCACAGCAC includes these proteins:
- the LOC100781406 gene encoding guanylate kinase 3, chloroplastic, translating into MWTSECSMFRRLLCTSLPRLSKPQSSSSLTILNSSLTQKQKQKPLSPQTIKSFSSSKMGDARRPLFVPIPTLEKAERSDLLRALEASMGSPFSSEPLSPNPNPLIIVISGPSGVGKDTLIARLRDSRRALHFVVTATTRPRRPAEVDGKDYIFVSKEEFLGMVEREELLEYALVYGDYKGVPKQQIRECLAQGCDVVLRVDIQGAATLKKALGKSAVFVFVAAESEMALVERLVDRKTETVESLLVRIGTAREEMKHVKNFDYVVVNAKGKLDNAVKLMESIIDAEKARVSQRTPHL